The segment CGTGTCCGGTAATTTTGTTTAGTAAATCGGTGAAAATCATCAAAACTGATTCGTGTAgcaaagcaaaaaaataaataaataaagttacataaaagttgaaaagaaaaaagttacATGAAGTCTTACACTAATTCCATTGGTAAGAACCCACATGCATGGGTTTCTCGAAACagcaaaatatgattttttaattagattgagttaaatttaattttgttttcaacaATTCAACCAATACCAATGTCACATTTGGACAGTAAACTTTTAGTGGAGTTTTCATAATCTCTTAACTAAGAACTTTTCCTTAGGTGCTCTAATGTAATAGCAAGTATGAAGGGTGCTTGATTTGGCAATGCATTGCTATGGTCAAGCTCTTGTTTCtgctctccttttttttttgtaacacgtTTCTGCTCTCCTAGTTAGCTCTATGTTTTAATGTTAGTTTCTGCCACTAGTAGCTGTGTAAATTCTGTTTAATTTGAAAATTGgtataaaatattaacatttttaccaaaaaaaaaagtatgaagGATGCGATAATACTTCAACAAAGCAGCAGCATTTCTCTTTTATCTTTAATTATCAaccttatatatttataagattcgaccaataaaattattaacCCATTGGTGCCTAATACATGCACGTGATAACCATTTTTGGTCGCGAAAATTCTCTCTCttgtgtatataaatatatccacGCATACACATACCTACACTAATTCTTCGTTATCATCTTTCTCAATAAAATCACTCTCTCTAAAAATGGTGAAAGGGTCCCAGAAAATCGTGGCCGTAGATAAAGGCATACCAATAATAGACATGTCGCAGGAGAGATCACGAGTGTCGATGCAGATAGTCAAAGCCTGCGAGACTCTCGGCTTCTTCAAGGTGGTCAACCACGGCTTTGACCGAACCATCATCTCAAGGATGGAGCAGGAGTCCATTAACTTCTTCTCTAAACCGGTTCACGAAAAGAAATCGGTTGAATCTGTTAACCAGGCATTTCGTTATGGCTTTAGGGACATCGGGCTCAACGGTGACTCTGGTGAGGTCGAGTACTTGCTGTTTCATACCAACGACCCCGCCTTTCGCTCTAAGCCGTCCATCCGGTACGTATACTGTAATCTTATTTATAAGTTATACGGttcaagagttttttttttttgtaacttaggcTTACGGTTCAAGAGTTCGAATCTCAAGTAAACCTAAAATCATATATACGACCATTAATATACGGTATCATATTGCATAGTtgaatcttaaatatataaaggaTGACTGCATGTTTATCTATTATGAACCtttgaaaacatatatgtgACAAACTtacttatttattatgttttttatataataagtgTAGACAAGAAGCATTCtatgttaattatatttagATGAATATCGTATATACATAAATTTGATTTAGTTCATTTATGTATATGAGGAAAGTTACCTTATATTCCTttgttttatatcaattttaattttaatttttaattttttcattataaacgttattttatattttcaaaataaatattaaatatttttagtttttcttctcaattttaatttcattaattaacaaaaaacaatcTATTCAATAGAAGTTTAACAgaaaatttattcatttttagttCATGCGTAAAAttcttaaacaaaatttataataaaacaaaggaaacattaattttattgataCTATAAACTTTAAGCAGACAACTCATCTTTTTAGTTGAGTTAGGTATAGgtttgtttttcatttatttatttttgggatTTAATCAAATACTGGAGTAAGGTAGACTAATCGAGACTCAGTCTGTCTAGTAACAGTGTATGGATAATAATTGTGTatctactatttttttttttgataaatgtaTCTACTAATTTACATGATACAtgtagcatatatatatatcgaacTATTAGAAAATACATCTAATTTTACCTCACATTTCTGGTAGTAtctaaaatacatataattaccATGTTTGAAAAAGACTGttgaattttcaaataattaatatatgtttttttttaaacacaaatgATTAATATATGTTCATGCACATTTTTCATCAGTGTTGGTCAAACATAACTCAACAGATTTTCATtaccattcttttttttttggaaatcatgttagattttttctttgccattcttgtttatttaattttcaaaaaaaaattgttcatctATACCCAACAAAAAAGAACTCTTTCTGAAAGTAGAAACATTAAGATTTCTGATTTATTTTGCTTATAATTctattattaacaaaaaaaaaatgatagcAAATAATGATATGTGACGTATGACATGTTTCGACAGCTCGGCAGTGAATTGTTACATAGAAGCAGTTAGGCAGTTGGCTCATGAGATATTAGAACTGACGGCTGAGGGACTTGGGGTCCCACCTCACACCTTCAGTAGGTTGATCAGCTCCGTTGATAGTGACTCCATTCTGAGGGTGAATCACTATCCAGCGTCCGATCAGTTTTTCGGTGGAGCCACACTCTCTGATAAATCTGTGTCACTGACCAGGGTTGGCTTCGGAGAACACACCGACCCGCAGATCTTAACAGTCCTTAGATCTAACGGTGTAGGAGGCCTCCAAGTGTCCAACACAGATGGCATGTGGGTCCCTGTCTCCCCTGACCCCTCAGCTTTCTGCGTCAATGTAGGAGACTTGTTACAGGTCGGTGTCTTTTAAGTTTTCTCTAATTCcttcctttttattttggtcacaacatttattattgtttataaaagaaaaattatacgGTCGTTGTTTTTTTAAAAGGTGATGACGAACGGAAGATTTATAAGTGTACGGCATAGAGCGTTGACTTACGGAAAGGAAAGCAGGCTCTCGACATCATACTTTGCTGGACCGCCCCTCCAAGCAAAGATTGGGCCACTACAGGCGATGGTTACGACAGTGAATCAACCACGATTATACCAAACGTTTACTTGGAGCGAATACAAAAAACTGGCATACTCTCTACGTCTCGAAGATAGTCGTTTAGACATGTTTCGTACATGTACGGGTCTAGATGATCCTTAGAAGTTTTTGTAATAACAATTTGTGTGTTGAGGGGTTCTTTTCTAAAATACCTTCCAAGTCTAAAGTAAAAGGAGGCATATTAGATTTGTGTAACTAGAACTAGGAGGTGATAAGTTTTATATGGTTTGTAGTCTCTGTGTTACGTTAACTCAAGGAAGTACTAAACTATGTTTTTCTATTAGATTAACTGGGTTTTGTTGGAGATGGATTGCGTTTTTTGACAAAATTATTTGAACTCGCTCCAATTAAGAAGAGAGACAGCAAAAGCTACAAATCATATAGATAAAGTTACGAAACACAAAATGTGATTTTTCGTGTACAAATTGTGGAAAAAAATCCACGAATTTGATATGAAGAAATAATTAACTACAATTTACCACGGTTTTTGATACGAAACTTTCAAGGTAAGATAGTACTTATATTGTATGTGATAGCATTAGCATGCGAGATTAGGTAATCTTCACACTCGAGATCTTGAACACATAATAGCATGATATGTCATTCAGTCATCCGGAGTGTGAAGTATTCATCTTAGGAAACATTTTAAGAATGTGTTTCCAACATCTGAAACTATTTATGAAAAGTCTTTTGACTTATTTATTTTGATGTGTGAACATCTCCATGTGTTTTCAGGAGTATTTTTGAcgtttatagatgaaaaatcctATTATACATGGATTACATTGCTCCCCTCTAAAGATAAAGTGCTAGAGATTTTTATGAACTTCCATGAGTATGTTACTAACCATTTCAAAGCTAATGTGAAGTTATTATAACCAGCTACTCTTATACTTCACAACATAAAGGTGTTGCTGAGaagaatattaataaacatCTAATTGAAGTTGTAAGATCCGTGATGTTTCATACCAATGTCCCAAAACAGTTTTGGAGTGATGTTATGCTTTCTGTGTGCTACCTCATTAACAAGATACATACTAAAATCCTGAATAAACTGTCTCTTCTGAAGTACTGAACCAGAAAAAACCTCAGATAGACCACTTGCGTGTGGAtggatgtttttgttttgtgtttatcCAAGAGGAAGAGAGAACCAAGTTGGATGCAAAAAGCACTAAAGCTATGTTCATTGGTTATCCCATAACTCTCAGAAAGGGTATAAATGCTATAGTCTATCAACAAAAAAGATTTTGATATCCAGAGATGTAAAGTTTGTGGAGTCAAAAGggttttataaagaaaataagtGGAGTGAACTAAATGATCTCTCTTAAACCCCATCAAAGAAGGAAACAAATCTCAAGAATATTTTGGAGAGATATGGGATTAACATGTCCCAAGATCAGAAACCACAAAGGGAAACACATAATACTCAAGTTGAAGAATCTGAAAGAATATCCCTTCCTGATCATGAGGCGGAAAATGAACTTGAATCAGGAGTGCAACAAAAACACAAGATGATTCATGAAAACATAATCAAGATGAGACACAAGTAGAAAATTCTGATCAAAGCGGTGAGCTCTAAGCAAAAGGTATATGTTAACATGTTATAAACTACTCTGACAGTAAACAAACCATAACAAgactttattttaataattatatttatattgatattaaggataattaataaatgaatattataaattttagtgataataactatttattttatgattttaatggcTTATAGCATAGTCAATTTCTTTGATTGATAATCGGTTAGAGATTATTACAAACTAAAAATTATGGTGTTGAAATTTTATTGTATCCTATTTATGTTCCTTTTCTACATCACTTTTTATTCTAATGCTTTGTGATTTAGACATTATTTGTAAGGTTGGAATGTTCGACTTTTAAAAGTTCTCatggaaaaatgaaaattttcaacaATGTTAGAATCAGTTATTTGTGTGATAGCATATGATTTATTTTgcatttagttttatattatgttatttttgtaacatgatgataatttcaattttaaccATTTAGTGATTTGTGTTTAACATGTATGTTGTTGTCTGAGTTTTCAAAGCAAATATGAATGAGAAATTGGTGTCATTGTCCTCAAACGGGACCAATATTAGTGGTATACCCTCTCATGTTATACACCTTATTTGTTGACCATTTTACCCTTACCCACATAGCTTTTGGAGTAGAGCAGTAACCTAAGAGGCTGAGACCTGACAGGCTGAGACGATGTGTCAGGTCTGTGTGTCATAGATTCTTTTCCCATAATTGCATTGGTACGTGAGAACAATCTTTCATCATTTCATCTCAATAACATTTTCTTTTccagatttttaattttcattttttttttcaaaaacaaatagatttttattttttctagtAGAGAATATCCTTAGATTTCAGAAATTTAAGAATTTGTTTTTGGAGCTTCTACCCTTTTATTACACCACGTAAGGTATtgtataaacattttttttttgagaaagggtttttgtataaacattttttttacaaacGTTCTAGATCTCTTATGAGTTTGTGGCTTGTAACTAGAAAGAAAAATTTGTAGATGGTGTTAGTCCCGTTCCCATTTCATGCTTGAcatatctataaaattttaatcttaaatatgtttgctattttattttcaaaaaaaaatatgtttgctATTTTCAACCGTATACATTATCTCCTATTCGGtccttttcaattttttgttcTATTCGTTTTGTAAGACGAAGAAAGAGACATTTAGAGGAAAAAACCACAGAAGAACAAATCAGATAGAGAGCTACAAACCAAAAGGGATAAAATCTTTTATTGACGCACATGAATCAAAAGATAAGTAATTTTATTACTTTGGTTGATTATTGTAGCTAATTATCTAAacaattatcttttaatattgtTTAGGTATTTATTTAACAGATAACATTTTCATAGTTGCTATAATACTAGGTAATTTTGGTGTCAAGTTGTCATCTATGACCCTACAATTCCAGTTACACATATAAAATGTCTGGTAACTTGTTACGAGTATATTTAGCATCTATTTGTTTGGTTtcacatataatttattttgtaaccGTTACAACTATAATTAGTGATGTGtcgaaatattattaaacatcgAAGTAAATTTTATCATTACAGATTTAGATAATTACATAGCCTAAAGGAATATGCTAACtagtttaagaaaatataattaattcatTAACTAGTATTGTTTTTGATGTCATGTGTTGTTACTTGGAAAATTAACCCAAACAACGGTTCCAGAGCACTTCATAATCTACTTGATCCAAAGGAAACAACTTACACTTTCATACAAAACAATACTTGAATTTGATAAATAACATGTTTTCATCGTACTCTTTATGTCGTAGAAAAATATCCGCAAACTACTATATAAAGGTTTAATTAGTTCACTAATGAGTGCGGCTCCTGCACAATCTAATTTCTAAAAGGGATACTACACTCTTTCATAAACACCAGTACTTGCATcatcttaataaaatattatttataacattatgGTTAACCGATAACCAATCCTCCAAAAAACAATGTATAATTTTGCACTCATATTACATAATTTCAGACAAGGTATtcttgaattatatgttttggTTGAGATTAAAGAATAAAAGATTTGAGTCACAGTTAAAATACTCAATTACTCggtattaatatatttgtttctcAACAACCCGACTGTTAAAAATAACTTTACTATGATAACAAATTTATTATCAACTAACATTATTAATAGCAGTTAGAAAAATACATAAAGAATACACAAAGTATGTATCTTCTCACTAAGTCACCGATAGTCTTTTTTATGATTCACCATTATTTTCTAACATTATTGTTAACCGATAACTAGTCATTTGAGAATGTGTTCATAAATCATGTGTTAATTGAGCTTAGAGAATCAAAGAtttcaattaaaattataacatcCAATTACTCAATGTTAACATAATTGTTGCTGATTAACTCGATTGTTAACAATAAATTGTATCCGATAACTAACATTTTATCAGTAAACATTATTGTTAACtgttaaataatatacaaagtTTGTATTTGCTCTCTAACTCATACATAGTGTATCTTCTTTTTAAAACaccattatttatatatatatatatatatatatatatatataaaccctaATACCTAAAGTACATGTATACACtgatataaatattgtatatatattatatttatatattagaaaatatatatgtagtCTTTATCTGTTGGTCCTCTCACATCTTGATATATGGTTTGGGGAGTAAAATGttctttgatatatatatatggaatcatatagaatattaataaaaataaaagatttgggTCACAGTTAAAATACTTAATTACTTGGTATTAATATACTTGTTTCTCAATAACCCGACTGTTAAAAATAACTTGACTATGATAACAAACTTATTATCAACTAACATTATTAATAGCAgttaaaaaaatacacaaagaatacaaaaaaatatgtatcttCTCCCTAAGTCACCCATAGTCTTTTTTATGATTCACCATTATTTTCTAACATTATTATTTACCGATAACTAGTCTTTTGGGAATTTGTTCATAAATCATGTGTTATTGAGCTTAGAAAATCAAAGAtttcaattaaaattataacacCCAATTACTCAATGTTAACATAATTGTTGCTGATTAACTCGATTGTTAACAATAAATTGTATCTGATAACCAACTTCTTATCAGTAAACATTATTGTTAACAATTAAATACATAGTGTATCTTCTTTTTAATAcaccattatatatataaaccctaATGCCTAACATACATGTACACACtgatataaatattgtatatacattagaaaaatatatgtagTCTTTATCCATTGGTCGCCTCACATCTTCATATATGGTTTGGGGAGTAAAATGttctttgatatatatatatatatatatgggctcatatagaatattaataaaaatatatttttgtaactgatCCATAATAATATATGTGTTAGATATTAGGCATAGTTAATATGAAGATAGTGAAACACGTTTATGGGATAATAGTTGCAAAAGAAGAGATGAGACTGGTAAAAAAAGACAAGATATGataatttattgatttattatttgtacttcattttcttttaaactaatctagatttcattttttattttatttataatgatttaattGAGTGGATGAGAACATAAGAGAAAGTGTGGCTATAAAGTCTCTTACCTGCATACCTACCACTTCAAACTGCAAACCTACCACTTCGAACAGTAACCTATATAATCTCAGCTCAGATCTCCTTAGGGGTATTTTCGTCCATCTGGCACCAAAAGTGTATCTGATTGTCCACTGATATTGACAGAGGGTAGTCTCCTAATTTCGACTTCATTTAGGTATATTTCACTTAATCTCTCAATATGAATTTTAATCTAATGAGGCATCCGTCATTTGTATGCTACGCTTGATTTGTCTGAGTGCGAAAATACATAAGTAATGTTTTGTTGTATGTTATTGTCACAGTTTCTAAGACTAAATTGTtgataatattatgtttactgGGTTActgttgtttttgtttatgtttcagGGGTTATGACTGTTTCTAATGTTTAAATGACGACGAGATTTTTTCAGACCACAGCTACAAAAAGTTCTTGATTAAAGACTCAAGTTACTTAATGATTGTTATTACTAGTGAGAACATTTAGATCTTAGACTAGACCCCCCTAATAAAATGGTAAAAAATATATCAGTTATCATTGatatttaaataagataattaataatattattttaaattctattgagtttaataattaaaattaaaatgaaaatgaaaattaatattaaaaaaatttgggttATAGATATCATTCCGTACAAAGTGCAGATTTTCATCaagtgcatatatatatatatatatattcaacaacatgattattatatttgatgtaaattttaaaataatttgtatttaaaagttttgtttagttattagagttttttttgaaaagtaaacAGTTTTTACTTTTGTAATACAATATGATTCTTATTCCATATTACTTTgggttttttatttctttggatatttttttaaatattttatttattaggtTTGAATTGGGTATTCGGGTAAAATATGTATTTCTGGATATCCGGATACGACAGATGGCTACACATCGAATAAAGATCAAAAATTGATAATCTGACCAAAACAAATCGGATCACATATGGTTCCAAAAACTAGGATAATCAATGTACCCACCCTATCCAGTTGAAGTCACCTTTTATAATAAGATGGGTCATTCATTGATCCAATCAGCGCATGGACGAAATGATAATGTTGAAAAGCTTACTTCTTTTAATAATTAGTATATGATAAATGTAATTATTATCTTACCAATAATACAACTTAATCAGTCAAACACATGATGATGGTTCCAAATTAATATTTGCGTGGTAGGATGTTGGAGATAACAAGAGTAATACCACAAAGATTTTTAATTTCCTTACTATTATTCAA is part of the Raphanus sativus cultivar WK10039 chromosome 5, ASM80110v3, whole genome shotgun sequence genome and harbors:
- the LOC108860570 gene encoding gibberellin 2-beta-dioxygenase 4, which produces MVKGSQKIVAVDKGIPIIDMSQERSRVSMQIVKACETLGFFKVVNHGFDRTIISRMEQESINFFSKPVHEKKSVESVNQAFRYGFRDIGLNGDSGEVEYLLFHTNDPAFRSKPSIRSAVNCYIEAVRQLAHEILELTAEGLGVPPHTFSRLISSVDSDSILRVNHYPASDQFFGGATLSDKSVSLTRVGFGEHTDPQILTVLRSNGVGGLQVSNTDGMWVPVSPDPSAFCVNVGDLLQVMTNGRFISVRHRALTYGKESRLSTSYFAGPPLQAKIGPLQAMVTTVNQPRLYQTFTWSEYKKLAYSLRLEDSRLDMFRTCTGLDDP